Genomic window (Primulina eburnea isolate SZY01 chromosome 8, ASM2296580v1, whole genome shotgun sequence):
TAGTATTAGTATTAATTGCACTATTTAATATTGTACGAAGACATTTAACACGCCTTACTAGTTTTGGCATAAAACAAAGACTGATTATTCTGAAGTTTTCTGCAGGACCCTTTTTCGGTGATAAAGTTGATTCACTTAGAGTCAAATAAGTTGTTTTgtttatagacgttggattcaaggTTTCTATTTATTAAATGATCAATCTAATATAGAAAAAAACGATTATTATTAACAAGGAACACAATATATGTCTATCATTTCAACGTTGTTTTGAGCAATCAAAAACTACTCTTTATCTTCAAGGTCAATATATAGAAAAGCAGCACACTCTTTATAGCATATATATGATCTTCTGAGATAGTCTTGTGTTTATGTTTCTTTATCTCTTCACAAGCTATTCATCTTATTACATCTTattgagaagagtttgtaatctggaaaagagtctttttcAGAACCTTGTTGTATTCATTATATTGTGTtgtgaaactaagagtttcagtaggtgtgtacaagagttgtactgtaaaaaccaaagtcttttagtgaaaacttctggaaacagaagaaggggagacgtagaaaattttaatcttcgaacttccagaaacaactactTTCTACTGCCtactattttattattttcaccTCAAACCATCAAATCGTTTCTGCACAAGTTATTAAGATATGCTGGAAATATATTCGAACAAGATAAGCtataatctctaacaggattctagtaccTTCGCAAAAACGTCAAAGAAAGGAACGATTTTATTCACccaccccctctaaactctaaaTCGAGCCCCAACATTATCAAATACAAAAATCTCGAGGACCTAACTGTAAAATTGCACACCCTTAactccaaaaaataaaaaatcagttGATGTCAAATTTGATAAACTCTTATGTTTGTTTGATCCATGTACTAGTGGTGTCCTCATTGCCCCAATATGTAAGGTGTGTCAGTATTTCATTGCATACgctacaaaatatttattctaaCTGTTTTAGAAAATAAAGTTGTAAATGTCACTTAATTGGAGATACAATTTTTTCCATGAATATGCATActtaaaaaacaaacaaacaatttCTCAACATCAAGAATTCCAAATTTGAGACAAGATCTTAAATTCAAGGTTCCAAGCTTTAAAAAAACATGTTTTATGCAAATCAGAATGATTGAAATGTGATGATTGACTCACGCAGATTGCGGATGAAATTAGGTTAACAAAATTGTGAACACCATTAACAACAATAGTAGGTAACTCGTGATATGATTTTACAGATCTTTATGAGTTAGACGAGTTAACATTCCTATGTTTGCAAGAATAAGCAATACTTTGGCataaaaagttatatttttcatttgtgACCTAAATAGAATCTCTATCTTGCATAATTAACATATGAAATcatgtcaaaatatttttttaataagatCAAACCCTTTGATGATATATTTAAACAACTATTTAGAATatctaaattaaataatttatttaaatatctttCTACCATGAGTACAATCCATTAAGTAGCGAATTTCTAGaacaaaatttaatatattatacaaGTGCAAACTTAGTTTAGTTAGCTGAATTGTGCGATTGATTCCTATTAATAAAGCGTCGCTCTAATATTGTTCAATGTGAAGCAAAATAAACCAAAGTATATATATCtctatgtgtgtgtgtgacacaaaaaaaaaacctaGTAAGAAACTATTGTTTATTTCCACTTATACAAAATTTAGTTTATCTATCTTAATTGAAATTAAGGATTAAAAGTCGTGTCCAAATTCAATCATTAACCACATTTGAGTTTAagacatttttatttttgtaagaAAAAATATTGGGATTAATAAATCATATTTCAAGTTAATCACTTCAAGTAAAGACAGTTTTAGAAGAAACCACGTACCTAACTCTTATTTATGATCCCAAATTTATATGACCAAATTCAACCACAAATGAGAGATTTTTTCCTTCGGGTGATATTGAAAGATACATGTAGttaacatatttttttatttattaaaataaatttttgtgaAAATAAAAAGGATACAttgaaaaatttaaacataCACTTTCAAAGTAATCCCAACTAGATTTTAtctttcttaaaaaaattgtaGCAAGATTTGGCTAAAATATAGTTTGCTTAAACATGTCAATATAACACCATAAAATCAGGCTTTTTGATTGGGCATTGTCACTATAAAAACCCGCCAATAATCACTACAAATTTTAGAAGCAAATAAAATTGATCTGATCAAGGGAAGAAAATGGCACCCAAATTTCTCTCGTTGCTAGTCGTTACATTTTCAATTCTTCTTGTTtcggcctcttcgatcaaagcCTCATTCTCCGGTTGGCAGGCGATCAGTAACTTGAACGACCCAAATGTGGTTGAGATAGGGAAGTTTGCGGTGAAAGAGCACAACAAGCGTGTCAATGCCTTGTTAAGCTTGATGTCGATAGTAAAAGGAGAAACTCAAATAGTTAATGGTATGAATTACAGGCTCATCATCTCAGCCACATATGCCCTCGCCGCGAAGGCAGAAAGCAATTACCGGATGGTTGTTTGGGACAAGCCTTGGAAGAAAGAGAGGCGGCTCATTTCATTTAAGAAGATTGCTTAATTAAcgtatatatattttgaaagaGTATGTGTGATTTTATTAAAATCCAATGAATAAAGTTTAAGTTACTCAAGTGCTGAGGAGTTGTGCAATTTTGTATTGTTGCATGTTCAAGATTAAACTAAGAAACTTTTAAGAAAAATATCTGTTACAATACATGGTCTAGTAGATagacaattttatatttttaactcgaatatataataataagacATCATTAAATCATTTTAGAAAAACtcgttaatttattaatttatgttaAGGAACGAACTGAAATAACTTATCGGCTCACAAAATGATTTGGATGCGAATTCAATAATatgaaaacatatttaaaaatatttttctgatAACTTATAACTTATCAAATACAAAAATCTCGAGGACCTAACCGTAAAATTACACACACTTAACTCCAAAAGAAACTGTTGATGTCAAATTTGATAAACTCTTATGTTTGTTTGGTCTATGCACTGGTGGTATCCTCATTGCATGTGTAAGGTGTGTCATCATTTCATTGCATATgctacaaaatatttttttaaaaaaataaagttgtaAAGGTCATTTAATTGGAGATACAATTTTTTCCATGAATATGATATActtaaaaaacaaacaaacaatttCTCAACctcaagaattaaaaatttgagACGAGATCTTAAATTCAAGGTTTCAAGCTttaaaaaatcatgttttatgcAAATCGGAATTATTAAAATGTGATCATTGACGTACACAGATTGCGGATAAAATTAGGTTAACAAAATTGTGAACACCATTAACAATAATAGTAGCTCTCTTGCGAgatgattttatatatttatcagTTAAACGAGTCAACCATTCCTATGTTTGCTAGAATAAGCAATATTttggcataaaaagtaatatttttcatgtgtGACCTAAATAGGATCTCTATCTtacaaaattaaaatatgaaatcatgtcacaattttttttaataatatcaaaccCTTTGATGATATATTTAAACAACTATTTAGAATATccaaattaaataatttctttaaatatctttatACCATGAGTACAATCCACTAAGTAAAAAAATTTCTAGaacaaaatttaatatattacaCAAGCGCAAACTTCATTTAGTTCGCTGAATTGTGCGATTGATTCTTATTATTAAAGTGTCGCTTTAATATTGTTCAATGTGAAGCAAAATAAACCATAGTATATATAtctctgtgtgtgtgtggtaAGAAATATTATTCTCAAGAATTTTGGAATATGACAAAAACAAGACAGGACGAAAACAGCTGCGGTTCATATGTGTGACCCATATCAGTTCAAATTGCCCAGCTCAATAGTTAGAATATCTTTTTAACCGGCTAAAGCTTAAAGAAGTCTCAACCGTTTATTTCAGACCGCTGCTATGATCTTCCTCAGAACTGGATCTTTAAAGAAAATCATTTATTGCTCTAAGACATTTTCAGACCGGTTTAATACATTCAAAGTATCACACCGCCTTGAAGTCAACGTAAGTGTAAATCAGTTTCAAGAATGATCTGCATTTATATCTCTATCCCAGAAAAGGAAGACTGATAaatgcaatttattgtacttttattacttgtttttaactttgaattttgtgattcttgagcatgttttatgtgatttgttgttgtttttgatgttgtagtttggaagcttagaatatAATTTGGAGTAGCAAATTGTTGAATTGGAGTAGTGCAAAAGACAAAATGGTCGaaacaacaccgcacccgcggtatcatatggaccgcacccgcgatccCTGAAGATAGAAATAAAAGAATTTCtgccgaagcatcaccgcacccgcggtcctctCTTACACCACACCCACAGTCTTCGAAGTTGCAAAATGTAAGGCACCCCGaaacagcaccgcacccgcggtgccatctctaccgcacccgcggtccatgaCAGACAAAGTCCGGAAATTCTGATTATTTGGTGTGCTGAGCATGGGAGTTGATGACTTTTGTGTTTTGCGTACAAGACTTGTCTAGGACTATAAAAAGGCTTCTATTATTCATTCTCTAGGTCATGGAGGAGCAAAAGAAAGGagtggaggctacaaagaagaGATTGAAACTCAAGTTCATCCTTAGGAAATCTTTTGCACACTTTTGGACAAAAATTTCATTGCACTCCAaatctcttgttctaagttcttctttctttattttcatttttatttgatatgtcttgtttaagatttatgtgttgttgtgttatttttattatgaactaattcttatttctagaggaatgatggaacaaaactagataTCATGTGTTGTGATTTATgctttatgctatataagttttctttattgtttatttgtatttttccaatcttaatgctttcattttattggccatatcttgaatgatttttatgtttataatttatcacttggaaaagagaatttataaacaagaaaggaaaaaatacatcgatggtatttatatagttcgggaggacatatattgctattgaagccattaaaagaatttattgc
Coding sequences:
- the LOC140838978 gene encoding cysteine proteinase inhibitor 5-like, producing the protein MAPKFLSLLVVTFSILLVSASSIKASFSGWQAISNLNDPNVVEIGKFAVKEHNKRVNALLSLMSIVKGETQIVNGMNYRLIISATYALAAKAESNYRMVVWDKPWKKERRLISFKKIA